A portion of the Algisphaera agarilytica genome contains these proteins:
- the dnaE gene encoding DNA polymerase III subunit alpha, giving the protein MAKAPSPNSFVHLHLHSQYSLLDGANRLDRLVKRVKELGMDAVAVTDHGNLHNAVEFYNLAKKEGIKPILGIEAYVAPDVNGKPSDRTNREFTGVSDGGFHLVLLAENQQGWQNLLKLSSDAYLNGFYFKPRMDKSTLTDWSDGLIAINGHLGSSLAYHLKQFHQTNDPSHWKNAVAEAKWHQSIFKPNDKGEPRFFLEMQHHEEQLQRDLNPHIARLAEELGLPLVCDNDAHFMTADDWDAHDSLCCISMGKIKSDPSRLHYPKDLYVKSADEMWDHFGEKHPEAIHNTRKIADRCEVEIDFDANHAPVVRIETDLPTLPTESKGALKVIERFSKTCEHPAGSTAWYKKFCETIRVEPFDSENDTDSEDDLKEQCDGALRLLTEAGAIWRYGAPEDWNADPLQEEHRARMERELKVLKDKLISAYFMIVWDFTNEARARDIPVLARGSGVGTMTGFCLGLSNACPVEYGLLFERFTDPDRTEYPDIDIDMCQDGRGDLIKFVRDKYGHVAQIITFGTLKARAAIRDVGRVMDLPLGDVDKVCKLIGDGLKTTLDSALEQEPDLRKLCEDQPQINDVYQTAQRLEGLARHAGVHAAGVIVATQPLDNIVPLYKAPGSKGSGGEDTIVTQWDGPTCEKVGLLKMDFLGLRTLSIIERGKLLVKQSLSEEMILESVGADPESPDDPLDLERLEYDDARVLELFARGETAGVFQFESGGMRGLLMSMKPDRLTDLIAANALYRPGPMELIPNYNHRKHGTEAVPKVHEIVDRLTEETYGIMVYQEQVMLVLNELGSIPLRQAYSIIKAISKKKEKVINAARADFIKGAGDKGVSEKQAGDLFDLILKFAGYGFNKSHSTGYAIVAYQTAYLKTYFPIQYMAAVLTYESVNTEKVVEYIDECKKVLLPNGQRGVEVKPPDINLSDVAFTVVYAPGEKRDPNHGHIRFGLSAVKGLGVKAIQSMIDERRANGPFTSLYDFCERVSSKVINRSSVEALIKCGAFDALHGIEKRSAMVASIEEAMKSGAQEAELRSSGSFLFGDVDAQRKEEEKTQPVKTLAECPEWTKKECLDFEKEVMGLYVSSHPLQEYAEQLERFSQTSIPDIYGLPAQQEIIVGGMLSRVRPTMVKNGRSAGSKMAMLTLEDSKSNKIDAVCFADTYATCSNALEMDAVVFLQGKVDRRREEPNIIVDKVIPIDQAHLKLTRTVKVVIEDTPDCDLNGESKQQLNKLREVFRQGAMRANGSAAEVVLELHQEGTVVELRLNGLRVSPDDMLLASAETIMKGLPGRTARCELHGAPKINRRRSIERHGEVKSEGDLAFAMHDDGGMSIDRLDN; this is encoded by the coding sequence TTCCTTCGTTCACCTGCACCTGCACAGCCAGTACTCGCTGCTCGACGGCGCGAACCGGCTGGACCGCTTGGTGAAGCGTGTGAAGGAGCTGGGCATGGACGCCGTCGCCGTGACCGACCACGGCAACCTGCACAACGCCGTGGAGTTCTACAACCTCGCCAAGAAGGAAGGCATCAAGCCCATCCTCGGCATCGAGGCGTACGTCGCCCCGGACGTCAACGGCAAGCCCAGCGACCGGACCAACCGCGAGTTCACCGGCGTGTCCGACGGCGGGTTCCACCTCGTACTCCTCGCGGAAAACCAACAGGGCTGGCAGAACCTGCTCAAGCTCTCATCCGACGCCTACCTCAACGGCTTCTACTTCAAGCCGCGGATGGACAAGTCGACCCTGACCGATTGGTCCGATGGCCTCATCGCGATCAACGGCCACCTCGGCTCGTCGCTCGCCTACCACCTCAAGCAGTTCCACCAGACCAACGACCCGTCGCACTGGAAGAACGCGGTCGCGGAAGCCAAGTGGCACCAATCCATCTTCAAGCCCAACGACAAGGGCGAGCCGCGTTTCTTCCTGGAGATGCAGCACCACGAAGAACAGCTGCAGCGCGACCTCAACCCGCACATCGCCCGCCTTGCGGAAGAGCTCGGCCTGCCCTTGGTGTGTGACAACGATGCGCACTTCATGACCGCCGACGACTGGGACGCCCACGACTCGTTGTGCTGCATCTCGATGGGCAAGATCAAGTCCGACCCCAGCCGGCTGCACTACCCCAAAGACCTCTACGTCAAGTCGGCCGACGAGATGTGGGACCACTTCGGCGAGAAGCACCCCGAGGCGATCCACAACACCCGCAAGATCGCCGACCGCTGCGAGGTCGAGATCGACTTTGATGCGAACCACGCGCCGGTTGTCCGCATCGAGACCGACCTGCCCACGCTACCCACCGAGAGCAAGGGCGCTCTGAAAGTCATCGAGCGGTTCAGCAAGACCTGCGAACACCCCGCCGGCTCGACCGCGTGGTACAAGAAGTTCTGCGAGACGATCCGCGTCGAGCCGTTCGACAGCGAGAACGACACCGACTCGGAAGACGACCTGAAAGAGCAGTGCGACGGGGCGCTGCGTCTGCTCACCGAGGCCGGCGCGATCTGGCGTTACGGTGCGCCGGAAGACTGGAACGCCGACCCGCTGCAGGAAGAACACCGCGCCCGGATGGAGCGTGAGCTCAAGGTCCTCAAGGACAAGCTCATCTCGGCGTACTTCATGATCGTCTGGGACTTCACCAACGAAGCCCGTGCCCGCGACATCCCCGTGCTCGCCCGTGGCTCCGGCGTCGGCACCATGACCGGGTTCTGCCTGGGCCTGTCCAACGCCTGCCCGGTCGAATACGGCCTGCTGTTCGAACGCTTCACCGACCCGGACCGCACCGAATACCCCGATATCGATATCGACATGTGCCAGGACGGCCGGGGCGACCTGATCAAGTTCGTCCGCGACAAATACGGCCACGTCGCCCAGATCATCACCTTCGGAACCCTCAAAGCCCGCGCCGCCATCCGCGACGTCGGCCGGGTGATGGACCTCCCGCTCGGCGACGTCGACAAGGTCTGCAAGCTCATCGGCGACGGCCTGAAGACCACCCTAGACAGCGCCCTCGAACAAGAGCCCGACCTGCGCAAGCTCTGCGAAGACCAGCCGCAGATCAACGACGTCTACCAGACCGCCCAGCGCCTCGAAGGCCTCGCCCGCCACGCCGGCGTCCACGCCGCGGGCGTCATCGTCGCCACCCAGCCCCTCGACAACATCGTCCCGCTCTACAAAGCCCCCGGCAGCAAGGGCTCGGGCGGCGAAGACACCATCGTCACCCAGTGGGACGGCCCGACCTGCGAAAAAGTCGGCCTCCTCAAGATGGACTTCCTGGGCCTGCGCACCCTCTCGATCATCGAGCGCGGCAAGCTGCTCGTGAAGCAGTCGCTCAGCGAAGAGATGATCCTCGAGTCGGTCGGGGCCGACCCCGAAAGCCCCGACGACCCGCTCGACCTCGAACGCCTGGAGTACGACGACGCCCGCGTCCTCGAGCTCTTCGCCCGCGGCGAAACGGCCGGCGTGTTCCAGTTCGAATCCGGCGGCATGCGCGGCCTGCTCATGTCGATGAAGCCCGACCGCCTCACCGACCTCATCGCTGCCAACGCGCTCTACCGCCCCGGCCCGATGGAGCTCATCCCCAACTACAACCACCGCAAGCACGGCACCGAAGCCGTGCCCAAGGTCCACGAGATCGTCGACCGCCTCACCGAAGAGACCTACGGCATCATGGTCTACCAGGAGCAGGTCATGCTCGTGCTCAACGAGCTCGGCAGCATCCCGCTCCGCCAAGCGTATTCGATCATTAAGGCGATCTCGAAGAAAAAGGAAAAGGTCATCAACGCCGCCCGCGCCGACTTCATCAAGGGCGCGGGCGACAAGGGCGTCAGCGAGAAGCAGGCCGGCGACCTGTTCGACCTGATCCTCAAGTTCGCCGGCTACGGCTTCAACAAGTCACACTCCACCGGCTACGCGATCGTCGCCTACCAGACGGCCTACCTCAAGACCTACTTCCCCATCCAGTACATGGCCGCGGTGCTCACCTACGAATCGGTGAACACCGAGAAAGTCGTCGAGTACATCGACGAATGCAAGAAGGTCCTGCTGCCCAACGGCCAGCGCGGCGTCGAGGTCAAGCCGCCTGACATCAACCTGTCCGACGTCGCCTTTACCGTCGTCTACGCCCCCGGCGAAAAACGCGACCCCAACCACGGCCACATCCGCTTCGGGCTCAGCGCCGTCAAAGGCCTGGGCGTCAAAGCCATCCAGTCGATGATCGACGAACGCCGCGCCAACGGCCCGTTCACCTCGCTCTACGACTTCTGCGAACGCGTGTCGAGCAAAGTCATCAACCGCTCCTCCGTCGAAGCGCTCATCAAATGCGGCGCGTTCGACGCCCTGCACGGCATCGAGAAACGCTCGGCCATGGTCGCCTCGATCGAAGAAGCCATGAAGTCAGGCGCACAAGAAGCCGAGCTCCGCTCCAGCGGCAGCTTCCTCTTCGGCGACGTGGATGCGCAGCGCAAGGAAGAAGAAAAAACCCAGCCGGTGAAGACCCTGGCCGAGTGCCCGGAGTGGACCAAGAAGGAATGCCTCGACTTCGAGAAGGAAGTCATGGGGCTTTATGTTTCGAGCCACCCGCTGCAGGAATACGCCGAGCAACTCGAGCGGTTCAGCCAAACCTCCATCCCCGATATCTACGGCCTGCCCGCCCAACAAGAAATCATCGTCGGCGGCATGCTCAGCCGCGTCCGCCCGACCATGGTGAAGAACGGTCGATCCGCCGGCAGCAAGATGGCGATGCTCACCCTCGAAGACAGCAAGTCCAACAAGATCGACGCGGTGTGTTTCGCCGACACCTATGCGACCTGCAGCAACGCCTTGGAGATGGACGCCGTGGTGTTCCTGCAGGGCAAGGTCGACCGAAGGCGCGAAGAACCCAACATCATCGTCGACAAGGTCATCCCCATCGACCAGGCCCACCTCAAGCTCACCCGCACGGTGAAGGTCGTGATCGAAGACACCCCCGAC